A genomic window from Sphingobacterium spiritivorum includes:
- a CDS encoding pentapeptide repeat-containing protein has protein sequence MSEQYTQDETFERMDYTSLALAKGEYDNCTFINCNFAEQDLSGFKFIDCSFKHCNLSLVRLEKTALRDITFEDSKMIGIRYENCTDFGLAFSFTRCQLQHSSFYGLSLKKIVFKECSLQEIDFSESDLSQAVFENCDLLRANFYHTNLEKADFRSACNYSIDPENNKLKKARFSVSGIAGLLDKYNLQIEH, from the coding sequence ATGAGTGAACAGTATACACAGGATGAAACTTTTGAAAGAATGGACTATACTTCTCTTGCTCTGGCAAAGGGGGAATATGATAATTGTACATTTATCAACTGCAATTTTGCAGAACAGGATCTTTCGGGATTCAAATTTATAGACTGTAGTTTTAAGCATTGTAATCTGAGCCTGGTTCGCCTGGAAAAAACAGCATTGCGCGATATTACCTTTGAAGACAGCAAAATGATTGGCATACGCTATGAAAACTGTACGGATTTCGGACTTGCTTTTTCATTCACTCGCTGTCAGCTGCAGCATTCCTCTTTCTATGGGCTCTCTCTAAAGAAAATAGTTTTTAAGGAATGTTCTCTTCAGGAAATAGATTTTTCGGAGAGTGATCTTTCGCAGGCAGTTTTTGAGAATTGTGATCTTCTCAGAGCCAATTTTTACCACACCAATCTGGAAAAGGCAGATTTCCGGTCGGCCTGTAATTACTCGATCGACCCTGAAAATAATAAACTTAAAAAAGCCAGGTTTTCAGTTTCGGGAATAGCCGGATTACTGGATAAATATAATCTGCAGATTGAACATTAA
- a CDS encoding GNAT family N-acetyltransferase produces the protein MIRLVPFQQSNFEQLIRMVPDEELLVQFAGSIFSFPLTSQQLDFYSSDPDRIAFAVFTLSENRYIGHAELYKSEHNHYKICRVLIGTSGDRGKGFGSALIDVLCRYAFNDLQAEEVELNVFDWNDAAIHCYQKNGFSFRPENNKIIESSNGQMLNSLNMVLKKELFNKSS, from the coding sequence ATGATCCGTCTGGTTCCTTTCCAACAATCCAACTTTGAGCAATTGATCCGAATGGTGCCAGATGAAGAATTACTGGTACAATTTGCCGGCTCTATTTTTTCATTCCCACTTACCTCTCAACAATTAGATTTCTATTCAAGTGATCCTGACAGAATTGCTTTTGCTGTCTTTACACTGTCTGAAAACCGATATATTGGTCATGCAGAATTGTACAAGAGCGAACATAATCATTACAAAATCTGCAGGGTATTAATAGGAACTTCCGGGGACAGAGGAAAAGGCTTTGGCTCTGCATTGATTGACGTATTGTGCAGGTATGCATTTAACGATTTGCAGGCCGAAGAAGTAGAACTCAATGTATTTGACTGGAATGATGCTGCTATACACTGCTATCAAAAGAACGGTTTTTCATTCCGCCCTGAAAACAATAAAATTATAGAATCCTCTAATGGGCAAATGCTGAATTCGCTGAATATGGTATTGAAAAAGGAACTATTTAACAAATCAAGCTAA
- a CDS encoding DUF6965 family protein, which yields MDAAELKQYFSSRELPTEIRIAPHMVVTNVPEFLRISFICVDMWEKDVEKCPSWVRLQLLKDAIEQ from the coding sequence ATGGATGCAGCTGAACTAAAACAGTATTTTTCAAGCCGAGAACTACCTACCGAAATCCGAATAGCACCACACATGGTGGTGACAAATGTTCCTGAATTTTTAAGAATTAGCTTTATATGCGTAGATATGTGGGAAAAAGATGTAGAAAAATGTCCCTCATGGGTACGTCTGCAATTGCTTAAAGATGCAATAGAGCAATAA
- a CDS encoding murein L,D-transpeptidase catalytic domain family protein: MIRFLYIFSLVLFTSSSASVYTGKHIEKKTVVKPSKKVSPVQQLYASMHLEPILKLEAFEQAMRGRSMLSTDNRDTMTIIDFTLPSTEKRLYVLDLKNRKVLYHSLVSHGRNSGEKFATSFSNRNNSYQSSLGFYVTEKTYQGSNGYSLVLNGLEEGINDHAKERAVVMHGADYCSEAVIASTGRLGRSYGCPALPRELNAEIINTIKEGTLLYIYADNQNYANKSNILNRESSLLAQRDVENNDKHHLN; the protein is encoded by the coding sequence ATGATTAGATTTTTGTATATTTTCTCATTAGTATTGTTTACCTCGTCATCAGCATCTGTTTATACAGGTAAGCATATTGAAAAAAAAACCGTTGTAAAACCAAGTAAAAAAGTATCTCCTGTTCAACAACTGTACGCCAGCATGCATCTGGAGCCTATTCTCAAATTAGAGGCTTTTGAGCAGGCTATGCGCGGACGGAGTATGTTGTCAACGGACAACAGGGACACGATGACGATTATTGATTTTACACTCCCTTCAACGGAAAAAAGACTGTACGTACTCGACCTGAAAAACAGAAAAGTACTTTATCACAGTCTGGTATCGCATGGTCGCAACAGCGGCGAAAAATTTGCGACTTCTTTCTCTAACCGCAACAATTCGTACCAAAGCTCGCTGGGTTTTTATGTTACAGAAAAAACCTATCAGGGTAGTAACGGCTATTCGCTGGTATTGAATGGTCTGGAAGAAGGAATAAATGACCATGCAAAGGAAAGAGCTGTAGTGATGCACGGAGCAGATTATTGCAGTGAAGCCGTCATTGCTTCTACCGGACGTCTTGGCCGGAGCTATGGATGTCCTGCACTTCCGCGTGAACTCAATGCCGAGATTATCAATACGATTAAAGAGGGAACTCTTCTTTACATCTATGCCGATAATCAGAATTATGCGAATAAAAGCAACATTCTTAACCGTGAATCTTCACTGCTTGCACAAAGGGATGTTGAAAATAATGATAAACATCATTTAAATTAA